A stretch of the Medicago truncatula cultivar Jemalong A17 chromosome 5, MtrunA17r5.0-ANR, whole genome shotgun sequence genome encodes the following:
- the LOC11419694 gene encoding transcription factor RAX3, protein MGRAPCCDKANVKKGPWSPEEDAKLKSYIEQNGTGGNWIALPQKIGLKRCGKSCRLRWLNYLRPNIKHGGFSEEEDDIICSLYVSIGSRWSIIAAQLPGRTDNDIKNYWNTRLKKKLLGKQRKEQQARRVSNMKQEMKRETNQNLMMAALGVNSMSSAPYWPAEYSVHPMPVSNSSIIDYDTNNQTSFTSLMNIPNPFSMVSNTITNNGGNCQPSHIFQGFENFPRDLSELVCVNQQQIMDRTIDGFYDMSNGGSTITTTSTESTSWGDMNSLVYSPLVSDYEGCCQQGSIPQDAIAFEESRYFAMQMQ, encoded by the exons ATGGGAAGAGCTCCTTGCTGTGACAAAGCCAATGTCAAAAAAGGTCCATGGTCACCTGAAGAAGATGCTAAACTCAAGTCTTACATAGAACAAAATGGTACTGGTGGAAATTGGATTGCTCTACCTCAGAAGATAG GACTTAAGAGATGTGGGAAAAGCTGTCGTCTTAGATGGTTAAATTATCTTAGACCAAATATTAAACATGGTGGTTTCTCCGAAGAAGAAGACGACATTATTTGCAGCCTCTATGTTAGTATCGGAAGCAG GTGGTCTATCATAGCAGCACAATTACCAGGACGAACGGATAATGATATAAAGAACTACTGGAACACTAGGCTGAAGAAGAAGCTCCTTGGGAAACAAAGGAAGGAGCAACAAGCTCGCCGAGTTAGCAACATGAAACAAGAGATGAAAAGAGAAACAAATCAGAATTTGATGATGGCGGCTTTGGGTGTCAATAGTATGAGTTCAGCACCATATTGGCCTGCAGAGTATTCTGTTCATCCTATGCCAGtttcaaattcatccataattgattatgatacgAACAATCAAACATCCTTCACAAGTTTAATGAACATTCCAAACCCTTTTTCCATGGTGAGTAATACAATTACAAACAATGGTGGAAATTGCCAACCATCACATATATTTCAAGGGTTTGAAAATTTTCCAAGGGATTTAAGTGAGCTTGTATGTGTGAACCAACAGCAAATAATGGATAGAACAATTGATGGTTTTTATGACATGAGCAATGGTGGTAGCACAATCACAACAACTTCAACAGAAAGCACTAGTTGGGGAGATATGAACTCTTTGGTTTACTCACCTTTGGTTTCTGATTATGAAGGTTGTTGCCAACAAGGATCAATTCCACAAGATGCTATTGCTTTTGAGGAGTCTAGGTATTTTGCAATGCAAATGCAATAA
- the LOC11419695 gene encoding 1-aminocyclopropane-1-carboxylate synthase 3 has translation MKLLSTKATCNSHGQDSSYFLGWQEYEKNPYDEVQNPKGIIQMGLAENQLSFDLLESWLAKNPDVAGFKRDGKSIFRELALFQDYHGLPSFKKALVDFMAEIRGNKVTFDPNHIVLTAGATSANETLMFCLAEQGEAFLLPTPYYPGFDRDLKWRTGVEIVPIQCTSTNNFQITESALQQAYEEAKNKNLKVKGVLVTNPSNPLGTTMSKSELNLLIDFIKDNKDMHLISDEIYSGTVFTSPSFISVMEILKERNDFKDFDADISERVHVVYSLSKDLGLPGFRVGAIYSENDMVVAAATKMSSFGLVSSQTQYLLSSMLGDKKFTKNYIFENQKRLKKRQKMLVNGLQKAGISCLETNNAGLFCWVDMRHLLNSNTFEAEMELWKKILFDVRLNISPGASCHCTEPGWFRVCFANMSEDTLNLAMKRLKDFVANSINGEGCSNNKKKTRSTQASRSFTKKSISNWVFRLSSRDHREQEER, from the exons atgaagttgcTATCTACAAAAGCCACATGCAACTCTCATGGCCAAGATTCTTCATATTTCCTAGGGTGGCAGGAATATGAGAAGAACCCTTACGATGAAGTTCAAAACCCCAAGGGAATTATTCAAATGGGCCTTGCAGAGAATCAG CTGTCTTTTGATCTATTAGAGTCATGGCTAGCAAAGAATCCTGATGTAGCTGGATTCAAACGTGATGGAAAATCAATATTTAGAGAGCTTGCTCTCTTCCAAGACTACCATGGTCTACCTTCTTTCAAGAAAGCATTGGTAGATTTCATGGCTGAAATTCGAGGAAACAAAGTCACTTTTGATCCAAACCACATTGTTCTAACAGCTGGTGCCACTTCTGCAAATGAGACACTCATGTTTTGCCTTGCTGAACAAGGAGAAGCTTTTCTCCTTCCCACTCCTTATTACCCAGG ATTTGATAGAGACTTAAAATGGAGAACTGGGGTCGAGATAGTGCCAATACAATGCACAAGCACAAATAACTTCCAAATCACAGAATCGGCTTTGCAACAAGCTTATGAAGAAGCAAAGAACAAGAACCTTAAAGTCAAAGGTGTCTTAGTCACAAATCCATCAAACCCACTAGGCACTACAATGTCAAAGAGTGAATTAAACCTTCTCATTGACTTCATCAAAGACAACAAAGACATGCATTTAATAAGCGACGAAATTTACTCAGGGACAGTTTTTACCTCTCCGAGCTTCATTAGCGTCATGGAAATCCTTAAGGAAAGAAATGATTTTAAGGATTTTGACGCTGACATCTCGGAAAGAGTTCATGTCGTTTATAGTCTCTCCAAAGACTTGGGTTTGCCCGGTTTCCGTGTAGGTGCTATCTATTCTGAAAACGACATGGTCGTTGCCGCTGCAACGAAAATGTCGAGCTTTGGTTTGGTTTCATCACAAACTCAATATCTCCTCTCATCTATGCTAGGtgacaaaaaattcacaaaaaactacatttttgaGAATCAAAAGAGgcttaaaaaaagacaaaaaatgcTTGTTAATGGATTACAAAAAGCAGGTATTAGTTGTCTCGAAACAAATAATGCTGGTTTGTTTTGCTGGGTTGATATGAGACACCTTCTTAATTCAAATACATTTGAAGCTGAAATGGAGCTATGGAAGAAGATATTATTCGATGTTCGGTTGAACATTTCACCTGGTGCTTCATGTCATTGCACCGAACCTGGGTGGTTTCGTGTTTGTTTTGCTAACATGTCAGAAGATACATTAAACTTAGCTATGAAAAGGTTAAAGGACTTTGTTGCAAACTCCATTAATGGTGAAGGGTGCAgtaataataagaagaagacTAGAAGTACCCAAGCTTCTAGAAGTTTTACGaagaaatcaatttcaaattggGTTTTTCGGCTATCTTCTCGTGATCATCGTGAACAAGAAGAACGATAG